A genomic stretch from Terriglobia bacterium includes:
- a CDS encoding transglutaminase family protein, with protein sequence MGIRVALHHKTVYKYDRLVTLSPQIVRLRPAPHSRTQVMSYALNIEPKDHFINWQQDPFGNFLARLVFLKETPVFSLEVSLVADITVINPFDFFLEPYAEKYPFEYELQEERELRSFLEPAAPLGPQLEKFLSSIDRSEVRTIDFFVELNRRVQGEVRYVIRMEPGIQSPEETLERASGSCRDSAWLLVQTLRRLGLAARFVSGYLIQLKPDVKPLEGPVGPGEDFTDLHAWAEVYLPGAGWVGLDPTSGLLTGEGHIPLAATPEPPSAAPVTGLVSPCEVEFFHEMRVTRIHEDPRVTKPYTEEQWSRMCAAGDQIDAELKAGDVRLTMGGEPTFISIDDMDGEEWNTAALGPEKLRLGGVLLKRLRQHFAPAGFLHFGQGKWYPGESLPRWAFSCYWRTDGLALWNDPQWVADPDRNYCFGAGEAQRFAEEFAHTLSVHPDYVITAYEDPLEYLLKERELPVNVAPEDNKLDNPEERERMRRVFERGIGSPVGFVLPLQRGIGKCGPEWQTGLWMLRAHHLFLVPGDSPVGFRLPLHSLPWEPEDKIRQLWVVDPMAPAKPLPLPPLRQPRLEATAAPVEAHAGAVVRTAVTVEARDGRLWVFLPPTGSIEDYLELIAAVERTAARLRMPVLIEGYPPPNDPRLRVIKVTPDPGVIEVNVHPATSWRELVDNTVALYEQARLTRLATEKFMLDGRHTGTGGGNHVTLGGISPADSPFLRRPDLLRSFVGYWLNHPALSYLFSGVFIGPTSQAPRADEGRSDAVYELELAFDVLGQSRNGDCPPWLVDRIFRNLLVDVTGNTHRAEFCIDKLYSPDSPTGRLGLVEMRAFEMPPHARMSLAQQLLVRALVAWFWRAPYQEKPIRWGTRLHDLFLLPYFVEKDFRSIVRDLQEAGYDIDEGWFAPHFEFRFPVYGRVCYDGVEVELRQAIEPWYVLGEEPGAGGTARYVDSSVERMQVRVKGLAAEKFAVTCNGQRLPLQPTGTNGDFVCAVRYRAWQPPRCLHPTIPVHPPLVFDVVDLAAKQSIGGCTYHVAHPGGLSYDTFPVNSNEAEARRLTRFFALGHTPGRVDVPRLDVNPEFPSTLDLRRRGTSR encoded by the coding sequence ATGGGCATTCGAGTCGCACTGCATCACAAGACTGTTTACAAGTATGACCGGCTGGTCACGCTTTCGCCGCAGATCGTCCGTTTGCGTCCGGCTCCGCACAGCCGCACGCAGGTAATGAGTTACGCTCTGAACATCGAACCCAAGGATCACTTCATCAACTGGCAGCAGGACCCGTTCGGTAATTTCCTGGCGCGGCTGGTTTTTCTGAAAGAGACCCCGGTATTCTCCCTGGAAGTCAGTCTCGTGGCGGACATCACGGTGATCAACCCGTTCGATTTTTTTCTCGAGCCTTACGCGGAGAAATACCCGTTCGAATATGAACTGCAGGAAGAGCGGGAACTCCGGTCTTTCCTCGAACCGGCGGCGCCGCTCGGCCCGCAGCTCGAGAAGTTTCTGTCGTCGATCGACCGCAGTGAAGTTCGCACTATCGATTTCTTCGTTGAGCTCAATCGGCGGGTGCAAGGCGAGGTCCGGTACGTCATTCGAATGGAGCCGGGCATCCAGAGCCCCGAGGAGACGCTCGAACGCGCCAGCGGTTCGTGCCGTGACTCCGCATGGCTCCTGGTCCAGACGCTGCGCCGGCTCGGACTCGCCGCGCGATTTGTTTCCGGCTATCTGATCCAGTTGAAGCCGGACGTGAAGCCTCTCGAAGGTCCGGTGGGACCTGGCGAAGATTTCACAGACCTGCATGCGTGGGCCGAAGTCTATCTCCCCGGAGCGGGCTGGGTCGGGCTCGATCCGACGTCGGGACTGCTGACCGGCGAAGGCCACATTCCACTGGCCGCAACTCCGGAGCCTCCGTCCGCAGCGCCGGTGACCGGTCTTGTGAGCCCGTGCGAGGTGGAGTTCTTCCATGAAATGCGCGTGACGCGCATTCATGAAGATCCCCGCGTTACCAAACCCTACACCGAAGAGCAATGGTCGCGGATGTGTGCAGCCGGCGATCAGATCGATGCCGAACTGAAGGCGGGGGACGTGCGCCTCACCATGGGCGGCGAACCGACGTTTATTTCAATCGATGACATGGACGGCGAGGAATGGAATACAGCCGCACTCGGTCCTGAGAAATTACGGCTGGGCGGCGTCCTTCTGAAGCGTCTGCGGCAACATTTTGCGCCGGCCGGCTTCCTGCACTTCGGACAAGGCAAATGGTATCCCGGCGAATCCCTTCCCCGGTGGGCGTTCAGCTGCTATTGGCGAACGGACGGTCTGGCGCTGTGGAACGATCCGCAATGGGTGGCAGATCCGGATCGCAATTACTGTTTCGGTGCGGGCGAAGCGCAGCGCTTTGCCGAAGAGTTTGCGCATACCTTGTCGGTACATCCGGATTACGTCATCACGGCGTATGAAGACCCGCTCGAGTATCTGCTCAAAGAGCGGGAACTCCCCGTTAATGTCGCTCCCGAAGACAACAAGCTCGACAATCCCGAAGAGCGCGAGCGGATGAGGCGTGTTTTCGAGCGCGGTATCGGGAGTCCCGTAGGTTTTGTGCTGCCGCTTCAGCGCGGAATCGGGAAGTGCGGACCGGAATGGCAGACGGGGTTATGGATGCTGCGGGCGCACCATTTATTTCTGGTGCCCGGTGACTCCCCCGTGGGATTTCGTCTTCCCTTGCACAGCCTGCCCTGGGAACCCGAGGACAAAATCCGGCAACTATGGGTCGTCGATCCGATGGCGCCGGCGAAGCCGTTGCCGCTGCCGCCCCTTCGGCAGCCGAGACTCGAAGCGACGGCCGCTCCTGTCGAAGCTCACGCCGGGGCCGTCGTTCGCACGGCGGTTACGGTCGAGGCTCGAGACGGCCGCCTCTGGGTATTCCTTCCACCCACCGGCTCAATAGAAGACTATCTGGAGCTGATCGCCGCGGTTGAGCGGACGGCCGCGCGGCTGCGCATGCCGGTGCTCATCGAAGGCTATCCCCCTCCGAACGATCCAAGACTGCGGGTGATCAAGGTCACGCCCGATCCGGGAGTCATCGAAGTGAATGTTCACCCGGCAACAAGCTGGCGCGAACTCGTGGACAACACGGTTGCCTTGTATGAGCAGGCGCGGCTGACCCGTCTGGCAACGGAAAAATTCATGCTGGACGGACGGCACACCGGAACAGGCGGCGGCAATCATGTCACGCTTGGCGGAATTTCACCGGCGGACAGTCCATTCCTGAGGCGTCCCGACCTCTTAAGAAGCTTCGTCGGATATTGGTTGAACCACCCCGCGCTCTCCTATCTGTTTTCCGGAGTCTTCATCGGCCCAACGAGCCAGGCTCCACGCGCCGATGAGGGCCGCAGCGATGCGGTATATGAACTGGAACTCGCTTTCGACGTCCTCGGTCAGTCGCGGAACGGAGACTGTCCGCCCTGGCTGGTGGATCGCATATTTCGAAATCTGCTGGTTGATGTGACGGGCAACACCCATCGGGCCGAATTCTGCATCGATAAGCTGTATTCCCCCGACAGCCCGACAGGACGGCTCGGCCTCGTCGAGATGCGCGCTTTCGAGATGCCGCCGCACGCGCGAATGAGCCTCGCCCAGCAACTGTTGGTGCGCGCGCTCGTCGCCTGGTTCTGGCGCGCGCCTTATCAGGAAAAGCCGATCCGCTGGGGAACCCGGCTTCACGACCTGTTTCTGCTGCCGTATTTTGTCGAAAAGGACTTTCGGTCCATTGTCCGTGATCTGCAGGAAGCGGGCTACGACATCGATGAAGGCTGGTTTGCTCCGCACTTCGAATTTCGTTTTCCGGTTTACGGCCGGGTGTGTTACGACGGTGTTGAAGTGGAACTGCGGCAGGCAATCGAACCCTGGTACGTTCTTGGGGAAGAGCCGGGCGCGGGTGGAACGGCCCGTTACGTGGATTCGTCCGTCGAGCGCATGCAGGTGCGCGTGAAGGGCCTGGCCGCAGAAAAGTTCGCCGTCACCTGCAACGGGCAAAGGCTGCCGTTGCAGCCAACCGGGACAAACGGGGATTTCGTCTGCGCCGTACGTTACCGCGCCTGGCAGCCCCCGCGCTGCCTTCACCCCACAATTCCCGTACACCCGCCGCTGGTGTTCGATGTCGTGGATCTTGCGGCAAAGCAATCGATCGGCGGCTGCACATATCATGTTGCACACCCCGGCGGCCTTAGCTATGACACGTTTCCGGTGAACTCGAACGAAGCGGAAGCGCGCCGCCTCACGCGATTCTTTGCGCTGGGACATACACCCGGCCGCGTCGATGTTCCGCGGCTGGATGTGAATCCCGAGTTTCCGTCAACCTTAGATCTCCGTAGACGAGGAACTTCAAGGTAG